The Nitrospirota bacterium genome has a segment encoding these proteins:
- a CDS encoding AMP-binding protein translates to MLTENLSYSVPGWVFEAAKKYSEKIAFIQYVKINAQESESYSKIEISYGEFLTKTLNISQLLSKTLGVKFGDKVAICSESMPKWFAAYLAASALGAVCVPIDSELGESEIKNLTEASGAIVFFTGTTVKEKVQSALNGLNKTIIPFDSPDFMNAWESKTAPEFDFKHLPSNEDGASIIFTSGTTSKPKGVFLTHTNLCSDAKAAMEQLIICGSDNVLSVLPAHHTYPFMCAFFVPMLVGATVTYPPGLKGADLVKTIRDCRVTGLIGVPRLLEMFLNAIETKITARPAHIRFLTKRLLSLSDFLRRTVDINSGAVFFKEVLEAFGEQFRFITSGGAKLKPETMRRLEAFGFTVIEGYGLTETSPIVTFNPLKKRKAGSAGIPLNGVTIKTLKTPGKAADSAEILIKGPMVMKGYFGTAQSETDSVIKDGFFHTGDIGYIDSDGYLFITGRAKEVIVLSSGKNVYPEDVEAKYLEEPLIKEICVYEGNDERGAASLYALIVCDTDYAKKMKIPSIHESVKWSINRISTTLPPYMRLKGFQLWSDELPKTRLGKLQRYIIKEMVKTETVDRSSALQHKEEPTGQYALVVLKLIREITEINTPIGGSDNLELDLGFDSLRKIELIAAIEKRLKIRLPESVMSELQSVDSVIEAVSKVATDEVLQDQSETRAAKTGYSEMLKGTPDKSDLIQSGFLNKKHEDFIAKIMNYVLKTAFRIFFKAKLQGIENLPDTAYILCPNHCSYMDAFFVSACVPHEVFKNLFFQGDSGFFTGYLSSRFARYAHVIPIDPGEHLMRALTTSAYLLNHCQSLCIFPEGGRSVDGTLQEFKKGVGILAYECGVPLMPVLIRGAYDVLPRGAFLPKLHTVTVIFGKPVYPEKAADKNYQKLADEVKSQILTLMNIKR, encoded by the coding sequence ATGTTAACTGAAAATCTTTCATATTCAGTCCCTGGGTGGGTTTTTGAGGCTGCAAAAAAGTACTCCGAAAAAATCGCCTTTATTCAATATGTTAAAATCAACGCTCAGGAATCAGAGTCCTATTCTAAGATAGAAATATCGTACGGTGAGTTTCTTACCAAAACTCTGAACATATCACAACTCCTTTCCAAAACATTGGGAGTTAAGTTTGGCGACAAGGTTGCAATCTGCTCAGAGAGTATGCCTAAGTGGTTTGCCGCATATCTTGCGGCATCAGCTCTTGGCGCTGTGTGCGTACCAATAGATTCAGAGCTTGGCGAAAGTGAAATTAAAAACCTCACTGAGGCCTCAGGAGCCATAGTATTTTTTACCGGTACTACTGTTAAGGAGAAGGTACAAAGTGCTCTAAACGGCTTAAACAAAACAATCATCCCATTTGACAGCCCTGATTTTATGAATGCCTGGGAATCTAAAACCGCTCCTGAGTTTGATTTTAAACATCTGCCATCAAACGAAGACGGTGCGTCAATCATATTTACCTCCGGCACCACGTCTAAACCCAAGGGTGTTTTTCTAACTCATACGAATCTCTGCTCAGACGCTAAGGCTGCAATGGAACAACTTATAATCTGCGGCAGCGACAACGTGCTCTCTGTGCTTCCTGCGCATCACACATATCCGTTTATGTGTGCCTTTTTTGTTCCGATGCTTGTTGGCGCAACTGTTACGTATCCGCCGGGGCTTAAGGGAGCTGACCTTGTTAAGACAATTCGTGATTGCCGTGTTACAGGCTTAATTGGTGTGCCGCGCCTTCTTGAGATGTTTCTAAATGCTATAGAAACTAAGATTACGGCACGTCCTGCGCACATCAGATTTCTTACAAAACGGTTGCTATCGTTGTCAGATTTTTTACGGAGGACTGTTGATATAAATTCCGGAGCGGTTTTTTTTAAAGAAGTTTTGGAGGCTTTTGGAGAGCAGTTCAGGTTTATAACCTCAGGAGGCGCTAAACTTAAACCGGAAACGATGCGTCGTCTTGAGGCTTTTGGCTTTACCGTTATCGAGGGTTACGGGTTAACTGAAACCTCTCCGATTGTTACCTTTAATCCGTTAAAAAAACGGAAAGCGGGCTCAGCCGGAATTCCATTAAACGGGGTTACTATAAAAACACTTAAGACTCCTGGCAAAGCAGCTGACAGCGCTGAGATATTAATAAAAGGCCCAATGGTCATGAAAGGTTATTTCGGTACTGCACAGAGTGAGACTGACTCTGTCATTAAAGACGGGTTCTTTCATACCGGAGATATTGGCTACATTGATTCTGACGGGTATTTATTTATTACAGGACGCGCTAAAGAGGTTATAGTGCTGAGCTCCGGCAAGAATGTTTACCCTGAGGATGTGGAGGCAAAATATCTGGAGGAACCCCTTATCAAAGAAATCTGCGTTTATGAGGGAAATGACGAAAGGGGGGCAGCCTCACTTTATGCACTTATTGTTTGTGATACGGATTATGCTAAGAAAATGAAAATCCCGTCCATTCATGAATCAGTTAAATGGTCAATAAACAGGATATCCACCACACTGCCGCCGTATATGCGACTAAAGGGTTTTCAACTCTGGTCGGATGAGCTTCCAAAGACCAGATTAGGAAAACTCCAAAGATATATAATCAAAGAGATGGTAAAGACAGAGACAGTTGACCGCAGCTCTGCTTTACAACACAAAGAGGAACCTACCGGCCAGTATGCTTTAGTTGTGCTTAAGCTAATCCGCGAAATCACTGAGATTAATACTCCAATAGGAGGCAGCGATAATCTTGAATTAGATCTGGGATTTGATTCTTTAAGGAAAATAGAGCTAATTGCCGCAATTGAGAAGAGGCTTAAAATCCGCCTCCCTGAATCTGTGATGTCAGAGCTGCAATCGGTTGATAGTGTCATAGAGGCGGTATCTAAAGTTGCTACAGATGAAGTACTACAAGACCAATCGGAGACAAGAGCAGCGAAAACAGGTTATTCGGAGATGTTGAAGGGAACACCCGACAAAAGCGATCTTATACAATCGGGATTTTTAAACAAAAAGCACGAGGATTTTATAGCTAAAATCATGAATTATGTTTTAAAAACCGCATTCAGAATATTTTTTAAGGCAAAATTACAAGGCATTGAAAATCTGCCTGATACGGCCTATATTCTTTGCCCAAACCACTGTAGCTACATGGATGCATTTTTCGTATCTGCTTGTGTGCCGCATGAGGTGTTTAAAAATCTGTTTTTTCAAGGTGACAGTGGATTTTTTACAGGGTATCTTTCAAGCCGGTTTGCACGCTACGCTCATGTAATTCCGATAGATCCGGGGGAGCATCTGATGCGCGCTCTTACCACATCTGCGTACCTGCTAAACCACTGTCAGTCGCTCTGCATATTTCCTGAGGGAGGGCGTTCTGTTGACGGCACACTTCAGGAGTTTAAAAAGGGGGTTGGAATTTTAGCTTATGAGTGTGGTGTTCCGCTTATGCCGGTACTCATCAGAGGGGCTTATGATGTGCTGCCGCGAGGCGCATTTTTACCAAAACTACACACGGTAACTGTAATTTTTGGCAAACCGGTTTATCCTGAAAAAGCTGCCGATAAAAACTACCAAAAACTTGCCGATGAGGTAAAAAGTCAAATTCTCACATTGATGAATATTAAGCGATAA
- a CDS encoding tetratricopeptide repeat protein, whose product MKDFLKKITTGSSGDIITAAIFIIVLTVFVFIEVRGFDFVNLDDTKYIFENQRVIHGLTLDNVLWAFKTTYSFYWQPLTWLTHMLDIEMYGLNAGGHHITNLIIHILNSILLFYAFYLINADMLRSGALAALFALHPMHVESVAWIAERKDVLTAFFYIAAVALYFSYAKKPSLRKYIYVAIAFVLSIMSKPMAVTLPVSLLLLDVWPCGRFKFEGSIAQFLKFNKALFYEKIPFFVISVITAIVTFFAQKEVGAVASLENLPVSLRLENALVSYVKYVYKLFYPVELACLYPLPRTIPLLQPVLALLALVVVSAIAVLTIKKAPYIFAGWFWFVITMLPVIGLVQVGNQSMADRFTYIPYIGLFAIVVTAIPEPKTNAKKALASALAFIVLLFCVVLSKKQVSFWQNSVTLFKHTLAVTKDNVVILNNLGASLISMGRSDEAVGYFKQAVEINPIYVEANVNYANALVRLRQADNSILYYNIALKLKPNIPEAYNGLGTAMIVKGNKDEAARYFKKAIQLRPGYEDALFNLRLIERGVK is encoded by the coding sequence ATGAAAGATTTTTTAAAAAAGATAACAACCGGTAGCTCCGGAGATATTATCACAGCAGCTATTTTTATAATTGTTTTAACTGTGTTTGTTTTCATAGAAGTCAGGGGTTTTGATTTTGTTAATTTAGACGATACCAAGTACATATTCGAGAATCAACGGGTAATTCACGGTTTAACACTTGATAATGTGCTCTGGGCATTTAAAACGACTTATTCTTTTTACTGGCAGCCACTTACGTGGCTTACCCATATGCTGGATATAGAAATGTACGGGCTTAACGCTGGCGGCCATCATATAACAAATCTCATTATTCACATTCTTAACTCAATCCTGCTGTTTTACGCCTTCTACCTGATAAACGCTGATATGCTAAGAAGCGGAGCGCTTGCCGCCTTGTTTGCTCTCCACCCCATGCACGTGGAATCTGTTGCATGGATAGCTGAACGAAAGGATGTGCTGACGGCATTTTTCTATATCGCTGCGGTTGCCCTGTATTTTAGTTATGCTAAAAAACCGTCACTGAGAAAATACATATACGTGGCAATAGCCTTTGTTTTAAGCATAATGTCAAAACCAATGGCCGTGACTCTTCCTGTTTCTCTCCTTTTGCTTGACGTATGGCCATGTGGCAGATTTAAGTTTGAAGGCAGTATCGCACAGTTTTTAAAATTTAACAAGGCTTTGTTTTATGAGAAAATCCCATTTTTTGTAATATCGGTGATTACTGCAATTGTCACATTTTTTGCTCAAAAAGAGGTAGGAGCTGTTGCCTCTCTGGAAAATCTCCCTGTGTCTTTAAGACTTGAAAACGCACTGGTGTCGTATGTTAAATATGTTTATAAGCTGTTCTATCCGGTTGAGCTGGCTTGCCTGTATCCCCTTCCCCGCACGATACCCCTATTGCAACCGGTGTTGGCTTTATTGGCACTTGTGGTGGTGTCAGCCATTGCCGTTTTAACTATTAAGAAGGCGCCATACATTTTTGCCGGATGGTTTTGGTTTGTTATCACTATGCTGCCTGTAATCGGGCTTGTACAGGTTGGGAATCAGTCAATGGCTGACAGATTTACATATATTCCCTATATAGGACTGTTTGCTATTGTGGTAACGGCAATACCTGAGCCAAAAACCAACGCTAAAAAAGCTCTGGCCTCTGCCTTAGCGTTTATTGTGCTTTTGTTTTGCGTAGTGCTTTCCAAAAAACAGGTTTCCTTCTGGCAAAACTCTGTTACGCTATTTAAACATACCTTAGCAGTAACAAAAGATAATGTTGTGATTTTAAATAATCTCGGAGCTAGTCTTATCTCGATGGGTAGGTCAGATGAGGCCGTCGGATATTTTAAACAAGCAGTGGAAATTAATCCTATCTATGTAGAAGCCAACGTAAACTATGCAAATGCACTGGTACGGCTCAGACAGGCTGATAATAGTATTTTATACTATAATATAGCTCTCAAACTAAAACCTAATATACCCGAGGCGTATAACGGCCTTGGCACTGCTATGATTGTTAAAGGAAACAAAGATGAGGCCGCAAGATACTTCAAAAAGGCCATCCAACTACGCCCAGGATATGAAGATGCCCTGTTTAATCTGAGGCTTATTGAAAGAGGTGTAAAATAA
- a CDS encoding ribbon-helix-helix domain-containing protein, whose product MAKTLSVRVSDSVYDRLNSLSKKTMRPKSFYLNEMLQNYIDEFEDAYLAWETLNDANTKYYTSSEARKKLGI is encoded by the coding sequence ATGGCTAAAACATTGAGCGTTAGGGTTTCAGACAGCGTATACGACAGACTTAATAGTCTTTCAAAGAAGACCATGAGGCCAAAAAGTTTTTATTTAAATGAAATGCTACAAAACTATATAGATGAATTTGAAGATGCATATTTAGCATGGGAAACTCTAAACGACGCTAATACAAAGTATTATACATCCAGCGAGGCAAGGAAAAAACTTGGCATATGA
- the ispE gene encoding 4-(cytidine 5'-diphospho)-2-C-methyl-D-erythritol kinase, with protein sequence MLKLLAPAKINWFLFVTGVRADGFHDIASLFQSISVYDTLEFKKTGDATVFSPLMLESDLNIPAKDNLVSKALNILASHMKSHTLSEETTGEITIKLTKEIPAEAGLGGGSSDCATALMGLNRLLDLRLSVDELTELAAKAGSDVPFFIKGSVAMVTGRGEIVTPLISDASVALLLVKPPVSTPTPWAYKMVDKRLDRKFMAENRLLNIPALATQFIKTLSIRDFKTMGKLMKNDIEDAISADFPWINEIKGQLSDTGARASLLSGSGSTIFGAFDSKHKREQAQELLCKKYPDYWIKPADTLTTNSL encoded by the coding sequence ATGCTTAAACTCTTAGCCCCGGCAAAGATCAACTGGTTTTTGTTTGTCACCGGAGTACGCGCAGACGGTTTCCACGATATAGCCTCGCTGTTTCAATCCATCAGTGTTTATGACACTCTGGAGTTTAAAAAGACCGGTGACGCCACAGTGTTTTCACCCCTTATGCTGGAAAGCGATTTAAATATCCCCGCTAAGGATAATCTTGTATCAAAGGCTTTAAATATTTTAGCCTCACATATGAAATCGCACACACTGAGTGAAGAGACCACAGGTGAAATCACGATAAAGTTAACAAAAGAAATACCGGCAGAGGCAGGGCTTGGCGGAGGCAGCTCAGATTGCGCTACTGCGTTGATGGGTCTAAACAGGCTTTTAGACCTCAGACTTAGTGTTGATGAACTTACAGAATTGGCGGCAAAGGCCGGATCGGATGTACCTTTTTTTATCAAAGGCTCTGTTGCAATGGTTACGGGCAGAGGGGAGATTGTTACTCCTCTTATTTCAGATGCCTCCGTTGCTTTACTGCTTGTAAAACCGCCTGTTTCTACTCCCACCCCTTGGGCATATAAAATGGTTGACAAGAGGCTTGATAGAAAATTCATGGCTGAAAACAGACTATTAAATATTCCCGCACTTGCCACTCAATTTATTAAGACACTAAGCATCCGTGATTTTAAGACAATGGGAAAATTAATGAAAAACGACATCGAGGACGCAATAAGCGCTGATTTCCCGTGGATTAATGAAATCAAAGGACAGCTGAGTGATACCGGAGCCCGTGCGTCACTTCTAAGCGGCAGCGGTTCAACGATTTTTGGCGCTTTCGATAGCAAACACAAAAGAGAGCAGGCTCAGGAGTTACTGTGCAAAAAATATCCGGATTATTGGATAAAGCCTGCTGACACACTTACCACCAATTCTCTATAA
- a CDS encoding DUF3786 domain-containing protein — MIPSEDKCWATLSGLSVTDVCKRCNVSYNQSEEYYVVKSFGAEFSVSPKTRKIAPLSEQGKIITERFLDFYTLSALFYLNETKDIPESGRIVSPLEIKGGDMFFRGGHTLPLNKVALKYDNKRDDFLNRGFSMGAALSTYGDVSFKVYPFPRLPVVLILWHSDDEFPPRADLLLDSSCDFHLPTDVIWSVCMLCTLMML, encoded by the coding sequence ATGATACCGAGCGAGGATAAATGCTGGGCAACACTTAGCGGCTTAAGCGTTACGGATGTCTGTAAACGATGCAACGTTTCTTACAACCAAAGCGAAGAGTACTATGTGGTTAAGTCATTTGGGGCAGAGTTTTCAGTGTCTCCCAAAACAAGAAAGATTGCTCCGCTTTCTGAACAAGGCAAAATAATAACAGAACGGTTTTTGGATTTTTATACTCTCTCTGCTTTGTTTTACTTAAATGAGACAAAGGACATCCCGGAAAGCGGCAGAATTGTCTCCCCGCTTGAAATTAAGGGCGGCGATATGTTCTTTAGAGGCGGACATACGCTTCCTCTCAATAAGGTTGCTCTAAAGTATGACAACAAGAGAGATGATTTTCTTAACAGAGGATTTTCTATGGGTGCTGCGTTATCCACTTATGGTGACGTTTCCTTCAAGGTTTATCCGTTTCCGCGTCTTCCTGTTGTATTAATCCTGTGGCACTCAGATGATGAATTTCCCCCAAGAGCCGACTTATTGCTTGATTCAAGCTGTGACTTTCACCTTCCCACTGACGTTATCTGGTCTGTGTGTATGCTTTGTACGCTTATGATGCTTTAA
- a CDS encoding DUF3391 domain-containing protein, with the protein MKEKIPIEELKVGMYLAGLDENWEKTPFLTHHFLIKDSDQIRKLTDSGIKTVYVDMDKGQKHVNETPKELEQIKFLKKEEVVAAHSEFVELNEITPEVPEDWVQPLSSQPTYTKMELDKYFSDLNNYTPIDKETLIRGSLIDFSIYFKKNLEILPFLKYKDKPIEITDKILSLQNNFMIERSANERYKKYLKDLESFKASGTPEEIRKIKNTIIRENAKFLMMELLDDPRSGEKIKRCKQSIEEIVETIQKTGSVLSELLTINKYDYYTYTHSINVGVLSVGLAVALGTLKNSELQMLGMGAILHDIGKSAIPNSILNKPSRLTEKEYAVIKQHVGLGVKILHEQKTCPKDAFVPILEHHEKLSGTGYPRGLAANDIHMAGRIVSLVDVYDALTTARPYKPAYSSFEALSIIRNQIEDFDADIFLKFVKMLGNIP; encoded by the coding sequence ATGAAAGAAAAAATACCAATAGAAGAGTTGAAAGTAGGTATGTACCTTGCCGGTCTGGACGAAAACTGGGAAAAGACACCGTTTTTAACCCATCATTTTTTAATAAAAGACTCTGACCAAATCCGTAAGCTAACAGACTCAGGGATAAAAACCGTTTATGTTGATATGGACAAAGGACAAAAGCACGTAAATGAGACACCAAAAGAGCTGGAGCAAATAAAGTTTCTAAAAAAAGAAGAGGTTGTGGCAGCACATTCAGAATTCGTAGAGTTGAATGAGATCACCCCTGAGGTGCCGGAGGACTGGGTGCAGCCCTTATCATCCCAACCGACTTACACTAAAATGGAACTTGATAAATATTTTTCCGATCTTAACAACTACACCCCGATAGATAAAGAGACTCTTATACGTGGTAGTTTAATAGATTTTTCTATTTACTTCAAGAAAAACCTTGAAATACTTCCCTTTTTAAAATATAAAGATAAGCCAATAGAAATAACCGATAAAATTCTTTCGCTACAAAACAATTTCATGATAGAACGTAGCGCAAACGAGAGATATAAAAAATATCTGAAAGACCTTGAGTCATTTAAAGCGTCTGGGACCCCTGAGGAAATCAGAAAAATAAAAAATACTATTATCAGAGAGAATGCAAAGTTTCTGATGATGGAACTTCTGGATGACCCGCGCAGCGGTGAAAAGATCAAAAGGTGTAAGCAATCTATTGAGGAGATTGTAGAAACAATACAAAAAACCGGAAGTGTACTGTCCGAGCTGCTTACGATAAATAAATATGATTACTATACCTATACCCATTCCATAAACGTAGGGGTACTCTCTGTTGGCTTAGCGGTAGCTCTGGGAACATTAAAAAACAGTGAACTACAAATGCTTGGCATGGGTGCAATTCTTCATGATATTGGAAAGAGCGCCATTCCAAACAGCATTTTGAATAAACCTTCACGGCTTACCGAAAAGGAATATGCCGTTATCAAGCAGCATGTGGGACTTGGCGTTAAGATTTTACATGAACAGAAAACTTGCCCAAAGGATGCATTTGTCCCCATATTGGAACATCATGAAAAACTCAGCGGCACAGGTTATCCAAGAGGATTAGCCGCCAATGACATCCACATGGCAGGACGCATTGTCTCTCTGGTTGACGTCTATGACGCTCTTACCACAGCAAGGCCCTATAAGCCGGCTTATAGCTCCTTTGAGGCTCTCTCTATTATAAGAAACCAGATTGAAGACTTTGATGCAGACATATTTCTCAAATTTGTAAAAATGCTTGGAAATATCCCTTAA
- a CDS encoding type II toxin-antitoxin system RelE/ParE family toxin encodes MAYDVIWSAPALDVLSDLDVKTKTKVMDKVEFYLSDKPLLLSKPLKGIFSGLYSYRIGKIRIIFAINEKDHTIVVARVGMRKDVYET; translated from the coding sequence TTGGCATATGATGTAATCTGGAGCGCTCCGGCATTGGATGTGCTTTCGGACCTTGACGTTAAGACTAAGACAAAGGTCATGGACAAGGTAGAGTTTTATTTGTCAGATAAACCGCTGCTTCTGAGTAAACCGTTAAAAGGAATATTTAGCGGTCTTTACAGCTATCGCATAGGAAAAATACGAATTATCTTTGCTATCAATGAAAAAGACCATACAATTGTTGTCGCTCGTGTCGGTATGAGAAAGGACGTCTATGAGACGTAA
- a CDS encoding tetratricopeptide repeat protein, producing the protein MKRRKTFLFLQMIFLFTFVCFTGAFAANSATSPNPNTSQSSEELAYYHYMLGAIAEEQNDWVKALKEFRAALKDDPDSSYLKVQIAYVLLREDRPADSQKVVEDVLKKNPNYIPAMKLLGELYNANHGLDESIKLYEKIISLDPDDTGAIVFLGALYLSKKDYENAGRVLRVFVDKDPSNVMGNYYLGIIFLETNDLDNATKYLKTALILNPSFDPALVYMGMISEMKGNKDEAAKYYKGALEINSQNLKARELLSRLYMTNKEIPKAIEELETLSKELPENIDIHLRIGLLYLEEEVFDKAVDEFMLVKTAAPNNVLVKYYLSLAYEAMKKIDLAIDELKQAINIAPKNVKAFLRLAYLYKETKNYEEAAHYYEELLSFDTSKPEYFLYAALVYNNMKNYNRAIELLTNALKIYPDNEEIYLNIANVYEKMDDFVTMERYIRKVLEIDPDNSDALNYLAYSYADRGERLDEALELVNKALKLKPDNGYIIDSRAWIYYQKGKYKDALKEQEKAISLVNDDATIFEHLGDIYFKLENYGKAVAAWENSLKHYKDESGLKDRVEEKLKNLPKHE; encoded by the coding sequence ATGAAAAGAAGAAAAACCTTCCTTTTTTTACAAATGATTTTTTTATTCACATTTGTTTGTTTTACCGGCGCATTCGCTGCAAATTCAGCTACCAGCCCTAATCCAAACACTTCTCAAAGCAGCGAGGAGTTGGCTTATTACCACTACATGCTGGGAGCTATAGCTGAGGAACAGAACGATTGGGTTAAAGCGCTAAAGGAATTTAGAGCAGCTCTGAAAGATGACCCTGATTCATCATATCTGAAGGTTCAAATAGCATATGTATTGCTGAGGGAGGACAGGCCAGCTGATTCACAGAAGGTGGTTGAGGATGTGTTAAAGAAAAATCCAAACTATATCCCTGCAATGAAGCTCTTAGGGGAATTATATAATGCAAACCATGGGTTGGATGAATCTATTAAACTGTATGAGAAAATTATAAGCTTAGACCCTGACGACACAGGAGCAATAGTTTTCTTAGGTGCCCTGTACTTATCGAAAAAGGATTATGAAAATGCCGGCAGAGTACTTAGAGTGTTTGTTGACAAGGATCCCTCTAATGTCATGGGGAATTACTATCTGGGTATAATATTTCTGGAAACCAATGACCTTGATAACGCTACCAAATACTTAAAAACCGCCCTCATCCTCAATCCCTCCTTTGACCCGGCACTCGTCTATATGGGCATGATAAGCGAAATGAAGGGCAATAAAGATGAAGCTGCAAAGTACTATAAGGGTGCACTTGAGATAAATTCCCAAAATCTGAAAGCCAGAGAGTTGCTCTCACGGCTCTATATGACAAACAAGGAAATCCCAAAGGCGATTGAGGAGCTGGAGACACTAAGCAAAGAACTGCCGGAAAACATAGATATACATTTAAGAATTGGGCTTCTGTATCTTGAGGAGGAGGTCTTTGACAAAGCAGTAGATGAGTTTATGCTTGTCAAAACGGCTGCTCCCAATAACGTCCTTGTTAAATACTACCTGTCTTTAGCGTACGAGGCTATGAAAAAAATTGATTTGGCTATAGATGAGTTAAAACAGGCCATCAACATAGCGCCTAAAAATGTTAAAGCATTTCTCAGATTGGCCTATCTTTACAAGGAAACCAAAAACTACGAAGAGGCTGCACATTATTACGAGGAGCTCCTTTCTTTTGATACCTCAAAGCCGGAGTATTTCCTATACGCTGCACTTGTTTACAATAATATGAAAAATTATAACAGGGCAATTGAGTTGCTGACAAACGCTCTTAAAATCTACCCTGATAACGAGGAAATCTACCTGAATATTGCAAATGTTTATGAGAAAATGGATGACTTTGTGACTATGGAGCGCTATATAAGAAAGGTGCTGGAGATAGATCCTGATAACTCAGATGCCTTAAATTATCTTGCCTACTCGTATGCGGACAGAGGGGAGCGGCTGGATGAGGCACTTGAACTTGTCAATAAAGCCCTTAAACTTAAACCCGATAACGGTTACATTATAGATAGCCGTGCATGGATTTATTATCAAAAGGGAAAATACAAGGATGCACTGAAAGAGCAGGAAAAGGCCATAAGTCTTGTTAACGATGATGCAACTATATTTGAACACCTTGGGGATATATATTTTAAACTGGAAAATTACGGTAAGGCTGTGGCAGCATGGGAAAATTCCCTTAAACACTATAAAGACGAGTCAGGCCTTAAGGACAGGGTTGAAGAGAAATTAAAAAATTTACCCAAACATGAGTAA